From a region of the Actinomycetota bacterium genome:
- a CDS encoding sugar ABC transporter ATP-binding protein: MSQPLLQATAVAKAFGPVVALREVDLSVAPGEVHALLGANGAGKSTLVKILTGVLHHDSGTVAVNGAQVELRSPTEARGRGLAPVYQDPAMIGDLTVSQNLRLTGADPAKVRHELAEMDLDGLDLDEQVRDIPLPFLRMLDLARALAFDPQLLVLDEITAALPPDLSDRVFAIMTRWKERNRSVLFISHRLAEVRQHCDMCTVLRDGRDVASFHPGSEGGESQIVAAMLAEAGAGVRDTARERAARAEGERTQRLVVRDLLIDRQDAGVSFEVAAGEVLGLAALEGQGQDRLFEILSGNARAAGGEILVDGQPLRARHPYDAIRRGVVLVPSNRLLALLPQRPIRENIAIPLFNRFGRWGPINAGRERRQVQDAVTRLSIDTRAAAQARRLSGGNQQKLTIGRWLAAGFRTLLLFDPTRGIDVGTKHQIYDLIRELADGGAAIVMFTSELREIGLVCDRAAVLHNGAIVAEMPPTASESDLLTAAHGLEVTAV; encoded by the coding sequence ATGTCACAACCACTCCTGCAGGCGACCGCGGTGGCCAAGGCCTTCGGTCCCGTGGTCGCCCTGCGCGAGGTCGACCTGTCGGTGGCCCCGGGCGAGGTGCACGCCTTGCTCGGGGCCAACGGCGCCGGCAAGTCGACCCTGGTCAAGATCCTCACCGGCGTGCTCCACCACGACTCGGGCACGGTGGCCGTCAACGGCGCCCAGGTCGAGCTGCGCAGCCCCACCGAGGCCCGCGGGCGGGGCCTGGCCCCGGTCTACCAGGACCCGGCCATGATCGGCGACCTCACCGTCTCCCAGAACCTCCGGCTCACCGGGGCCGACCCGGCCAAGGTCCGCCACGAGCTGGCCGAGATGGACCTGGACGGCCTCGACCTGGACGAGCAGGTCCGCGACATCCCCCTGCCCTTCCTGCGGATGCTCGACCTGGCCCGGGCGCTCGCCTTCGATCCCCAGCTGCTGGTGCTCGACGAGATCACGGCGGCGCTGCCGCCCGACCTCTCCGACCGGGTGTTCGCCATCATGACGCGCTGGAAGGAGCGCAACCGGTCGGTGCTGTTCATCTCCCACCGGCTGGCCGAGGTCCGCCAGCACTGCGACATGTGCACCGTCCTGCGCGACGGCCGCGACGTCGCCTCCTTCCACCCCGGCAGCGAGGGCGGCGAGTCCCAGATCGTCGCCGCCATGCTCGCCGAGGCCGGCGCCGGGGTCCGCGACACCGCCCGGGAGCGGGCCGCCCGGGCCGAGGGGGAGCGCACCCAGCGGCTGGTCGTGCGCGACCTCCTGATCGACCGGCAGGACGCCGGCGTCTCGTTCGAGGTCGCCGCCGGCGAGGTCCTGGGGCTGGCCGCCCTCGAGGGCCAGGGCCAGGACCGGCTGTTCGAGATCCTCTCCGGGAACGCCCGGGCCGCCGGCGGCGAGATCCTCGTCGACGGCCAGCCGCTGCGGGCCCGGCACCCGTACGACGCCATCCGGCGCGGGGTCGTGCTGGTGCCCAGCAACCGGCTCCTGGCCCTGCTGCCGCAGCGCCCCATCCGGGAGAACATCGCGATCCCGCTGTTCAACCGGTTCGGCCGCTGGGGGCCGATCAACGCCGGCCGGGAGCGGCGCCAGGTCCAGGACGCGGTCACGCGGCTGTCCATCGACACCCGCGCCGCCGCCCAGGCGCGGCGCCTCTCGGGCGGGAACCAGCAGAAGCTGACCATCGGCCGCTGGCTGGCCGCCGGGTTCCGCACCCTGCTCCTGTTCGACCCGACCCGGGGCATCGACGTCGGTACCAAGCACCAGATCTACGACCTGATCCGCGAGCTGGCCGACGGCGGCGCGGCCATCGTCATGTTCACCAGCGAGCTGCGTGAGATCGGGCTCGTATGCGACCGGGCGGCCGTGCTCCACAACGGGGCCATCGTGGCCGAGATGCCGCCGACGGCCAGCGAGTCCGACCTGCTCACAGCCGCCCACGGCCTGGAGGTGACGGCGGTATGA
- a CDS encoding ABC transporter permease: MSSAPRAVAATPLPQPSSRATRFRRRQGWVVGVALLLGALVFWRYSQIPAFGPFEIRGIVAGTLTLALLAMAQSVIVISGGIDLSVGAMMVLANCIAARLMLDQDLGPVVLIALLVVAIAMVLSGLIGAVAVVSGVPDIVVTLAASFVLSGLALIVLDSPGGGTHPRFQELLVGGFDEPLPATLLLAAVLALVWLPFKRSRLGIATYAVGSDRAAAFLSGVKVGRTRVIAYIMAGFFSGLAGVVTTAFTGSGEPRASIGATATLTSVAAVVLGGVALLGGSGTLLGPVLAALCLGLIPALMLGLGWDPNFAEVARGIIIIVVVMIGGLVQIPRRSR; this comes from the coding sequence ATGAGCAGCGCCCCGCGGGCGGTCGCGGCCACCCCGCTCCCGCAGCCCAGCAGCCGGGCCACCCGGTTCCGGCGCCGGCAGGGCTGGGTGGTCGGGGTGGCCCTGCTGCTCGGCGCCCTGGTCTTCTGGCGCTACAGCCAGATCCCGGCGTTCGGCCCCTTCGAGATCCGCGGCATCGTCGCCGGCACCCTGACCCTGGCCCTGCTGGCCATGGCCCAGTCGGTGATCGTCATCTCGGGCGGGATCGACCTGTCCGTCGGGGCCATGATGGTGCTGGCCAACTGCATCGCCGCCCGCCTGATGCTGGACCAGGACCTCGGCCCGGTGGTCCTGATCGCCCTGCTGGTGGTGGCCATCGCCATGGTCCTGTCCGGGCTGATCGGCGCCGTCGCGGTCGTCTCCGGGGTCCCGGACATCGTGGTCACGCTGGCGGCCAGCTTCGTCCTCAGCGGGCTGGCCCTGATCGTGCTCGACAGCCCCGGCGGCGGCACCCATCCCCGCTTCCAGGAGCTGCTGGTCGGCGGGTTCGACGAGCCGCTGCCGGCGACGCTGCTGCTGGCCGCCGTCCTGGCGCTGGTCTGGCTGCCGTTCAAGCGCAGCCGCCTTGGCATCGCCACCTACGCCGTGGGCAGCGACCGGGCCGCGGCCTTCCTGTCCGGCGTCAAGGTCGGCCGCACCCGGGTGATCGCCTACATCATGGCCGGCTTCTTCTCCGGGCTGGCCGGGGTGGTCACCACCGCCTTCACCGGCAGCGGCGAGCCACGGGCCTCCATCGGGGCCACGGCCACCCTGACCAGCGTGGCCGCGGTGGTGCTGGGCGGCGTGGCCCTGCTCGGCGGGTCGGGCACCCTGCTCGGCCCCGTCCTGGCCGCGCTCTGCCTGGGTCTGATCCCGGCGCTGATGCTCGGCCTTGGCTGGGACCCCAACTTCGCCGAGGTCGCCCGGGGCATCATCATCATCGTGGTCGTCATGATCGGCGGCCTGGTCCAGATCCCGCGGAGGTCGCGGTGA
- a CDS encoding ABC transporter permease produces MSAATADPAITQWRQTLVDRPAIALGGVLLVLYVITGLVAEGMFSANGVRSTLLLACPLAILAASQTLCMLTGGIDLSTVMTANFAAYVAANQSGQGPLVALGLAMLVGLAVGLVNGIGVGVFKVNPLIMTLGMASVLLGVVTVGLVGDGFLSGSTRLLPVVTDVASGTLFGPLPRNLLVWAVVAAALIFGLSRTGLGRTIYAVGDNPVACRLAGVRIWQVLLAVYVMSALLAALAGLLFSGISGSVGPDQTNAYLLPSVAAAVIGGTSILGGVGGYTGTILGALILTVLNRLLLTLDTTEAFRQILYGLIVLALAWVYVRVTGQRGT; encoded by the coding sequence GTGAGCGCGGCCACCGCCGACCCGGCGATCACCCAGTGGCGTCAGACGCTGGTCGACCGCCCGGCCATCGCCCTGGGCGGCGTCCTGCTGGTCCTGTACGTGATCACCGGGCTGGTCGCCGAGGGCATGTTCAGCGCCAACGGCGTCCGCTCGACCCTGCTGCTCGCCTGCCCGCTGGCCATCCTGGCCGCCAGCCAGACGCTGTGCATGCTGACCGGCGGCATCGACCTGTCAACGGTCATGACGGCCAACTTCGCCGCCTATGTGGCCGCCAACCAGAGCGGGCAGGGGCCGCTGGTCGCGCTCGGCCTGGCCATGCTGGTCGGCCTGGCCGTCGGGCTGGTGAACGGGATCGGGGTCGGGGTCTTCAAGGTCAACCCGCTGATCATGACCCTCGGCATGGCCAGCGTGCTGCTCGGCGTGGTCACCGTCGGCCTGGTCGGCGACGGGTTCCTGTCCGGGTCGACCCGGCTCCTGCCGGTCGTCACCGACGTCGCCTCGGGGACCCTGTTCGGCCCCCTCCCCAGGAACCTCCTCGTCTGGGCGGTGGTGGCCGCCGCGCTGATCTTCGGCCTGTCCCGGACCGGGCTCGGGCGCACCATCTACGCGGTGGGGGACAACCCCGTGGCCTGCCGCCTCGCCGGGGTCCGGATCTGGCAGGTCCTGCTGGCCGTCTACGTGATGTCGGCCCTGCTGGCCGCCCTCGCCGGGCTGCTGTTCTCGGGCATCAGCGGCTCCGTCGGCCCCGACCAGACCAACGCCTACCTGCTGCCGTCGGTGGCGGCGGCGGTCATCGGCGGCACCTCGATCCTCGGCGGGGTCGGCGGCTACACCGGCACCATCCTCGGCGCCCTGATCCTGACGGTCCTGAACCGGCTGCTGCTGACCCTTGACACCACCGAGGCGTTCCGCCAGATCCTCTACGGGCTGATCGTCCTCGCCCTGGCCTGGGTGTACGTGCGGGTCACGGGCCAGCGGGGCACCTGA
- a CDS encoding Gfo/Idh/MocA family oxidoreductase encodes MSEVAGTRVGIVGTGWMAATHTEALRRLGVDVAGVAGRSPARAQEVADRLGLATAYDSVEALAKDDSLAAVHVTSPNDVHASQAAAALRAGRHVVCEKPLGVSAGETAALVELAAGSGLVNAVCFNLRFSPHNHNAAGMVRDGALGEPRYVTGAYHQDWLLEETDWNWRLVAERQGQLRAVADIGSHWLDLVSFVSGRRVVEVLADLHTFVPERNHPLEEVGTFAGHAVASDVERVRERMTSDDAAGMLLRFEGGMRGVCSVSQVSAGRKNRLTWELSCSERSVAWVSEEPEYLWVGHRDRPNETAGKDPSLMTAMGAAVTGYPAGHVEGYPDTFRGLFAAVYADVAAGRPSADPAYPTFADGHDVMLVCDAVVESARSRTWAPVRRSAP; translated from the coding sequence GTGAGCGAGGTCGCCGGCACCCGCGTCGGCATCGTCGGCACCGGCTGGATGGCCGCAACCCACACCGAGGCGCTGCGGCGGCTCGGGGTCGACGTCGCCGGCGTCGCCGGCCGCAGCCCGGCCCGGGCCCAGGAGGTCGCCGACCGGCTCGGCCTGGCCACCGCCTACGACTCGGTCGAGGCCCTGGCCAAGGACGACTCGCTGGCCGCGGTGCATGTGACCAGCCCCAACGACGTCCACGCCTCCCAGGCGGCGGCCGCCCTGCGGGCCGGCCGGCACGTCGTCTGCGAGAAGCCCCTGGGCGTCTCGGCGGGGGAGACCGCCGCCCTCGTGGAACTGGCCGCCGGCAGCGGCCTGGTCAACGCCGTCTGCTTCAACCTGCGCTTCTCCCCCCACAACCACAACGCCGCCGGCATGGTCCGCGACGGCGCCCTTGGCGAGCCGCGCTATGTGACCGGCGCCTACCACCAGGACTGGCTGCTGGAGGAGACCGACTGGAACTGGCGGCTGGTGGCCGAGCGCCAGGGCCAGCTCCGGGCGGTGGCCGACATCGGCTCCCACTGGCTGGACCTGGTCAGCTTCGTGAGCGGCCGGCGGGTGGTCGAGGTCCTGGCCGACCTGCACACCTTCGTGCCCGAGCGCAACCATCCCCTGGAGGAGGTCGGGACCTTCGCCGGCCACGCCGTGGCCAGCGACGTCGAGCGGGTGCGCGAGCGCATGACCAGCGACGACGCCGCCGGCATGCTGCTGCGGTTCGAGGGCGGCATGCGCGGGGTGTGCTCGGTCAGCCAGGTGTCGGCCGGCCGCAAGAACCGCCTGACCTGGGAGCTGAGCTGCTCGGAGCGGTCGGTGGCCTGGGTCTCGGAGGAGCCGGAGTACCTCTGGGTCGGGCACCGCGACCGGCCGAACGAGACGGCCGGCAAGGACCCGTCGCTGATGACCGCCATGGGCGCGGCCGTCACCGGCTACCCCGCCGGCCACGTCGAAGGCTACCCGGACACCTTCCGGGGGCTGTTCGCCGCCGTCTACGCCGACGTCGCCGCCGGCCGGCCGTCGGCCGACCCCGCCTACCCGACGTTCGCCGACGGCCACGACGTCATGCTGGTCTGCGACGCCGTGGTCGAGTCAGCCAGGTCCCGGACCTGGGCGCCAGTCAGGAGGAGCGCACCATGA